A genome region from Megalobrama amblycephala isolate DHTTF-2021 linkage group LG18, ASM1881202v1, whole genome shotgun sequence includes the following:
- the LOC125253589 gene encoding olfactory receptor 146-like encodes MDNLTFTNSILLMEGLKVTSQSSQPVFILLLLTYVFTMVSNIGLIFLISTEKNLHDPMHFLFCNLPLNDILGTTVIMPRLLQDILRDTSERYISYAECVIQAYFVHIFTAACHYVLMIMAFDRYVAIYNPLRYTSIMTNKMVIKLSAFAWGLAIILVTIMIGLTLRLSHCRYKIENPFCDNASLFKLSCENVVINNVYGLVYTIVVLSLSAMCIFITYVKIATVCITSKNKVLNSKAIKTCSTHLAVYLIMYVSGSTFIFLHRFPEYSDSRKLASIMCHVVPPGLNPLVYGLQTKEIRQKIVKHWCRKK; translated from the coding sequence ATGGACAACCTgacattcacaaacagcattCTCCTCATGGAGGGACTGAAAGTTACATCTCAGTCATCTCAACCTGTTTTCATCCTCCTTCTCTTGACTTATGTCTTTACAATGGTATCAAACATTGGACttatatttttgatatcaacAGAGAAGAATCTGCATGACCCAATGCATTTTCTATTCTGCAACTTGCCACTGAATGACATACTAGGAACCACTGTCATTATGCCACGCTTGCTGCAGGATATTTTAAGGGACACCTCAGAGCGCTATATATCATATGCAGAGTGTGTTATTCAAGCTTATTTTGTGCATATATTTACAGCAGCATGTCACTATGTGCTGATGATCATGGCCTTTGACAGATATGTGGCTATATATAATCCATTGCGATACACATCTATAATGACCAATAAAATGGTTATTAAATTATCAGCATTTGCTTGGGGCCTGGCGATTATTTTAGTGACAATTATGATAGGACTCACTCTGCGTCTGTCTCACTGTAGGTATAAAATTGAAAACCCTTTCTGTGACAATGCCTCACTTTTTAAACTGTCCTGTGAAAATGTAGTCATAAATAATGTGTATGGGCTTGTTTATACTATTGTTGTACTCAGTCTGTCAGCGATGTGTATTTTCATAACATATGTCAAGATTGCTACTGTATGCATAACCAGCAAAAACAAAGTACTCAACAGCAAAGCCATAAAAACCTGCAGCACTCATTTAGCTGTTTATTTAATCATGTATGTTTCTGGATCTACTTTTATTTTCCTTCATCGTTTTCCTGAATACTCTGACAGCAGGAAACTAGCTAGTATAATGTGTCACGTTGTACCACCGGGATTAAATCCCTTAGTATATGGTTTACAAACCAAAGAGATAAGACAAAAGATTGTAAAACACTGGTGTAGAAAAAAGTGA